Proteins encoded by one window of Candidatus Atribacteria bacterium:
- the secE gene encoding preprotein translocase subunit SecE, with protein sequence MKLNNIFSKINNFIKEAIAELKKVIWPTKKDLKNSTIVVISTIIMASIFIGLVDVFFTKVLTLFMK encoded by the coding sequence ATGAAACTAAATAATATTTTTAGTAAAATAAACAATTTTATAAAAGAAGCTATTGCTGAATTAAAAAAAGTTATCTGGCCGACCAAAAAAGATCTTAAGAATAGCACCATTGTAGTTATTTCTACGATAATTATGGCCTCGATCTTTATTGGATTGGTCGATGTATTTTTTACGAAAGTATTAACTTTATTTATGAAATAA